In Oryzias latipes chromosome 23, ASM223467v1, the DNA window CAGGAGCACACACTCTACGAAAAAGCTATCCGACACCAGAGGCAATCCAGAAGGAAAAGCTTTGAGTATCAAGATTACGAAAGAGTAAGGGTTTGGTGTCAGTGTAGGgacacttttatttctttctccaTTAGATGAGTAAAGGTTCCAGCCAGAAAACAGAAAtagttttggggggaaaatggtCGTCCTGATGGCCCATTGCCACAGCGTTTCCAGAGGAGGATCCAGCTCTGTCTGAAGTTTGTCCAAAACTTCTAGTCCCATCCATACGTCAGTTCTGAGGAAGCCTCACATTAGGATCAAACTGTCTAGAAGTAAAGGTTCTGGCGGCTCTACATGGGACTGGCATCCTTTTTCAAtgtcacaaaatatttttttccccaaaaaatagGTTTTTGCAAGGCTCCGGAATTACTGACTTCCACCTGTTGGAAGAATCCTTCAGCAGATGTAACACGCCAGGTCAGAAGAAAACAAGGTCCACCTGAGGTAAGAGTTAGGAACGAACTAAAAAAACATGTGGAACTGCAGGAAGGTGAGGAACACGTGGGGGATTAGGGTGACGTTTGTCTGAAGGAGTGACTCAGTGGGACTCCCCGTTGACTGAGCCTCCTTCTCCTCGAGGCGACGACGAACGGGAAAGCCCTCTCTCTGTGGTTTCCGAGCTGGAGCCGTTCTGGCTGTGATGATCGGCCGACGAGGCGGAACCGGAGGAAGTGGCCGAGGCGGCGGATGGCTTGGGCTTCTCCTTAAAGTCCGTTATGATGACCGTCAGGTCTCCAACCGTCACCTCCAGGTGCTGGGCGCTGCTCCTGtcaatgttttttaatctgGGCCTGACGGGAAAGAAAAGACGGAGACAGTTTGACTGGGTATTTAAAAACGaccaataaagaaacaaattgGATGTTGtaccaaaagaagaaaaaaagtcaaatggaaGAAACCCTCCACCATAAATGTCATTGAAATGTTGATTGAATTGGGAAGGGAGGGACTAAACTTTTTTGGGAAAGGTACGTCTTGAAATAAGCACCAACCAAAGAAGTGTGAACATTAGAAAGAACATCAACACTGTTAATGGGTTAGCAAAACCTAGCCACGCCCACTCTGTCACTTTCACCGGTTCTCGGATGCATGGAGCAAACCAGTCAGTCAATGAGCCTATACGACTTCAGGGATGTTTTTTGGCATTTAGATGTCCATTATCTGTCCAGAGTATAAATGTCTGTCCTCCTCACTACAGCCCTTTAATGCATGAAACGTGTTGGGAATCTGTCTTCTCTTTAGTGATGTagtatttcaaaaatgttctctTCCAAGTTTCCTGCGCTTACAATGCAAAGGGATTTTGACTTATTTCCTATTGTTGATTTGCTGGGTGGTCTGCTTGCATTAGCACTGTTGCTGAACCATACCAGGATTCACGTGCAAGTGAATCGAAGATATCGTTCTTATGCTAACTAGAGTTTTGCTCATTTGATCCACGGTTGAGGTAAGCTTTTATATCCAACAAAGAAACATACTGTTGTTGTCCAGTGGAAaagcaatttcttttttctcaaattACTGAGTAAAAACAAATCTCAAACTGAGTAAAAATTGACCACATCTTGTCAATAAAAGTCTTAAACCGAAAACGAATATTTCTATTTTGTCAATAAACATCTTATCCCTTCACAAATTAAAAAGCGAACTAAATTGAAAGCTCTCAAAATGTGCGACACTCAAAAACCAAAAATGGAATAACAAAATGGTTCATTTCCTCCCCCCGATGGTCCTGAAGGAGGCGGTTGTTTACCTCATCTTCTTATTACTGTTCTTCTTGAGTGTCGGCTCTTTGTCACTCTTCTCCTTCTCGAccctttcctttttctcttttttgggcTGAGACGGCAACACAAACTGCTGCGTTACCTGCTGCTGGGAGACAAGTTGGGAGACGGGACGAGGCTTCCTGCATCCGACAGAAAAGAAAgcgggggagggagggggggcagatGAATGGGAGGGAAAATCAGAGTGAACACGTGGCTTCATGCTAGCCTAGCACAGTAATCGAGAGTC includes these proteins:
- the LOC101157658 gene encoding YY1-associated factor 2-like, with protein sequence MGDKRSPTRPKRQLKPSSDEGFWDCSVCTYKNTAEAFKCMMCDVRKGTSTRKPRPVSQLVSQQQVTQQFVLPSQPKKEKKERVEKEKSDKEPTLKKNSNKKMRPRLKNIDRSSAQHLEVTVGDLTVIITDFKEKPKPSAASATSSGSASSADHHSQNGSSSETTERGLSRSSSPRGEGGSVNGESH